Below is a genomic region from Desulfatirhabdium butyrativorans DSM 18734.
AGGGACAAAAAATTTCATGAACTGGGGAAAAAAGAACTCGATGATCTCTTTCCAGGGTGTGTCATATTTTTGCCTGTTTTCCGTCATGGCCATAGTCTCCGCCCCTGACTGTATCAATCATTACCGAATTAAAGTTGACGGCTTCGTAAAAAGTTTGGCAGCATTTTCCTGTCCCTTGATGTGGTTATGATGCCAGCACCTTCTTTTTCTTCCATCCCGCCGGGCACTTCATCTGCGGCAGTAGCCTTCACAACACAAGGATGCCCCAGGCGTTTGAGCAACTCTGTGCTGGTGATGGCGCTCCGACCGCAAATAGCGCATTAATATACCTCGTCATGTGTGCCAAAATCGATCAGCAACACGCTATTTGCGGTTATAAACTCAAAAATGACACGATATTCATCGTCAATGCTGGCAGCCCATTGGCCCGAAAGCTTCCCGCTGAGCTTATGTGTTCTAAGTTTCGGATTAAAGGGGTCTTCTATGAACAATTTCATTCGATTCATGAATCGATCCTGAAGATATGGCAGTCGCCCTATTTTTTTCCGATAGGATCTTTTAAAACCTGTATCCCAAACGACTTCAATCACTCTCCATATCCTCCATTAATTCTTTCAAACCACCGGATTTGGTAAGCCCTTGGACGTAGTTACTCTTGGCCTCCTGTACCCTGGCCGCCAAATTCTCCCGTTTCAACTCTATTAATTGTTTTTGAATGATGGATGCCACGTATTCCATGTCTTCGATCGATAAATGTTGATACTCATCTATTACTTTATTGACACTTACACTGTCCATTATAGCCTCCAATGCAGTATTTGATGCTCTCACAGACGGTCATGGCAGTTCCTGCCGCCCCCGATCATAAAAGAGATACAAACGGTTATCAAATCGAATCACCAAATCGCACCGGCACTGATTCGACACATCGTCTTCGCGGAAAAGCAGTGAAACTCATGCGGTGGCCTTCAACCCGGTACCCCCCAAGATTTCTTTAAAATCCTTCAAAGAACTGGCAACGACGGCTTTTCCAAGCAGCATTTTCAATAGATCGGGATCATCAATCAGACCAATTCCGTTCTTGACGGATTTGGGAATAGCCCCGAACCGGGCTTCCAAAACATTCACCACCGCCTCACGAAACGTCAG
It encodes:
- a CDS encoding type II toxin-antitoxin system YafQ family toxin → MIEVVWDTGFKRSYRKKIGRLPYLQDRFMNRMKLFIEDPFNPKLRTHKLSGKLSGQWAASIDDEYRVIFEFITANSVLLIDFGTHDEVY